From Eubalaena glacialis isolate mEubGla1 chromosome 5, mEubGla1.1.hap2.+ XY, whole genome shotgun sequence, one genomic window encodes:
- the LOC133091943 gene encoding LOW QUALITY PROTEIN: ran-specific GTPase-activating protein-like (The sequence of the model RefSeq protein was modified relative to this genomic sequence to represent the inferred CDS: inserted 2 bases in 1 codon) gives MAAAEDTHEEHDTSTENADESNHDPQFEPIVSLPEEEIKTLEEDEEELFQMRTKLFRFASENDLPEWKELGTGDVKLLKHEERGTIRLLMRRDETLQTCADHCITPVMELKPNAGSDRAWVWTTHADFAGQRPKQELPAIRFLNAENAQKFXKFEECGKEIEEREKTGSGKNDSAEKVAEKLEALSVEEGKEPEDETKEAAEEEQ, from the exons atGGCGGCCGCCGAGGACACCCACGAGGAGCACGACACCTCCACCGAGAATGCCGACGAGTCCAACCATGACCCCCAGTTTGAGCCCATAGTTTCTCTTCCTGAGGAAGAAATTAAAACGCTGGAAGAAGATGAAGAGGAGCTTTTTCAAATGCGGACCAAGCTGTTCCGGTTCGCTTCGGAGAACGACCTCCCGGAGTGGAAGGAGCTGGGCACCGGGGACGTCAAGCTGCTGAAGCACGAGGAGAGGGGGACCATCCGCCTCCTCATGCGCAGGGACGAGACCCTCCAGACCTGCGCCGACCACTGCATCACGCCGGTGATGGAGCTGAAGCCGAACGCGGGCAGTGACCGCGCCTGGGTCTGGACTACCCACGCCGACTTCGCCGGCCAGCGCCCCAAGCAGGAGCTGCCGGCCATCCGCTTCCTTAACGCCGAGAACGCACAGAAATT GAAGTTTGAAGAATGCGGGAAAGAGattgaggagagagaaaagacaggatCTGGCAAAAATGATAGTGCCGAGAAAGTAGCTGAGAAGCTAGAAGCTCTTTCGGTGGAGGAGGGCAAGGAGCCCGAGGACGAGACCAAAGAGGCGGCTGAGGAGGAGCAATGA